The following proteins are co-located in the Parafannyhessea umbonata genome:
- a CDS encoding glutamate synthase subunit beta: MGQVGGFLEHGRKEHGQRPIAERVHDYDDLAVTLPAEEQRVQAGRCMYCGVAFCQTGVGFGKARTSGCPLHNLIPEWNDLLWRGLWDQAAERLALTNPLPEFTGRVCPALCEAACNLGLHDDPTTIRDDERAISDWQWEHGGPKPLTPAPEDAPLVTVVGSGPAGLACAWELARRGLRVRIVEKSDRAGGLLMYGIPNMKLPKEVVDRRLDLMRESGIDVECGVDASDPVVAERLAKESDAVVLAAGTGNARTLRVPGADLDGVTLAVPYLTAQTKAVLGGGKSAISAEGKDVVVIGGGDTGTDCVATALRQGARSIMQLEFLPEPPEKALPTNQWPEWPMVKKTDYGQQEAIEEFDADRRLWATDTLEVMGEGSVEGLKIVSLDWSNGKPERKEDSVRTLPAQLVILAMGFVGPEAKLVEAFGGGLARQGRPLPVIEGEGHELSGAAGKARVYCAGDTRNGSTIVVNAISDGLACAAEVASALLG, encoded by the coding sequence ATGGGCCAGGTAGGAGGATTCCTCGAGCACGGCCGCAAGGAACACGGCCAGCGCCCGATTGCCGAGCGCGTGCACGACTACGACGACCTTGCCGTGACGCTGCCTGCCGAGGAGCAGCGCGTGCAGGCGGGGCGCTGCATGTACTGCGGCGTGGCGTTCTGCCAGACCGGCGTCGGCTTTGGCAAGGCACGCACGAGCGGTTGCCCGCTGCACAACCTCATCCCCGAGTGGAACGACCTGCTGTGGCGCGGCCTCTGGGACCAGGCGGCGGAACGCCTGGCGCTCACGAACCCGCTGCCGGAGTTCACGGGCAGGGTGTGCCCGGCGCTGTGCGAGGCGGCCTGCAACCTGGGCCTGCACGACGACCCCACGACCATCCGCGACGACGAGCGCGCCATCAGTGACTGGCAGTGGGAGCACGGCGGACCGAAGCCGCTGACGCCCGCTCCTGAGGATGCGCCGCTCGTGACCGTGGTGGGCTCCGGCCCCGCAGGCCTTGCCTGCGCGTGGGAGCTTGCCCGCCGCGGCCTGCGCGTGCGCATAGTGGAGAAGAGCGACCGCGCCGGTGGCCTGCTCATGTACGGCATCCCGAACATGAAGCTCCCGAAGGAGGTCGTGGACCGCAGGCTCGACCTGATGCGCGAGAGCGGCATCGACGTGGAGTGTGGCGTGGACGCGTCCGACCCCGTCGTGGCTGAGCGCCTGGCGAAGGAGAGCGACGCCGTCGTGCTGGCGGCCGGCACGGGCAACGCTCGCACCCTGAGGGTGCCTGGTGCCGACCTCGACGGCGTGACGCTTGCGGTGCCGTACCTGACGGCGCAGACGAAGGCGGTGCTGGGTGGCGGCAAGAGCGCCATCAGTGCCGAGGGCAAGGACGTCGTGGTCATCGGCGGCGGCGACACCGGCACCGACTGCGTCGCGACGGCGCTGCGACAGGGCGCGCGCAGCATCATGCAGCTCGAGTTCCTGCCCGAGCCGCCGGAGAAGGCACTGCCCACGAACCAGTGGCCGGAGTGGCCGATGGTCAAGAAGACCGACTACGGCCAGCAGGAAGCCATCGAGGAGTTCGACGCTGACCGCAGGCTCTGGGCCACGGACACGCTCGAGGTCATGGGCGAGGGCTCGGTCGAGGGGCTGAAGATCGTCTCGCTCGACTGGTCGAACGGCAAGCCGGAGCGCAAGGAGGACAGCGTGCGCACGCTGCCGGCGCAACTGGTGATCCTGGCCATGGGCTTCGTGGGACCGGAGGCGAAGCTCGTCGAGGCGTTCGGCGGCGGCCTCGCAAGGCAGGGGAGGCCGCTTCCCGTCATCGAGGGCGAGGGGCACGAGCTTTCCGGTGCCGCTGGCAAGGCTCGTGTGTACTGCGCGGGCGACACGCGCAACGGCTCGACCATCGTGGTGAATGCCATCTCAGACGGCCTTGCCTGTGCGGCGGAGGTTGCGTCCGCCCTGCTGGGGTAG